A portion of the Pseudomonas protegens CHA0 genome contains these proteins:
- a CDS encoding VOC family protein — translation MFQMNDLVPEMLVTDLQRSLAFYCDLLGFKVEYQRPEHFFAFLSLNGAQLMLEQDDQQESEWRVGPLQAPFGRGMNLSIECPDIRQLAAALARAGIALRREIQECWYRHDELLHGELNLLVLDPDGYLLRFTQDLGFKPVEPAADA, via the coding sequence ATGTTTCAAATGAATGACCTGGTGCCGGAGATGCTGGTCACCGACCTGCAGCGCAGTCTGGCCTTCTACTGCGATCTTCTGGGCTTCAAGGTGGAGTATCAGCGGCCGGAACACTTCTTTGCCTTCCTCTCCCTCAATGGTGCCCAACTGATGCTGGAGCAGGATGACCAGCAGGAGTCGGAGTGGCGCGTGGGGCCCTTGCAGGCTCCATTTGGCCGCGGCATGAACCTGTCCATCGAGTGCCCGGATATTCGCCAGTTGGCAGCCGCCCTGGCTCGGGCGGGCATTGCCTTGCGTCGAGAGATTCAGGAGTGCTGGTACCGTCACGACGAATTGCTGCACGGCGAGTTGAACCTGCTGGTACTCGACCCGGATGGTTACCTGCTGCGCTTTACCCAGGACCTGGGCTTCAAGCCTGTGGAGCCTGCAGCGGACGCCTGA
- a CDS encoding DUF2214 family protein, with translation MLQQWLLAAVHLLAFASAFAGVLARASALRRLSGGAAAPGQVLRADNVWGLMAAVLLITGLLRAFGGYGKGTEYYLHQPLFHLKMTLFVIILLLEVLPMLTLIRWRMALGRGVAPQIGRALLFARISDVQALLMVLMVIAASGMARGVTWAQL, from the coding sequence ATGTTGCAGCAATGGTTGCTGGCGGCTGTGCATTTGCTGGCGTTTGCCAGTGCCTTTGCCGGGGTACTGGCGCGTGCTTCGGCATTGCGTCGCCTGAGCGGCGGCGCTGCGGCGCCCGGGCAGGTGTTGCGGGCCGACAATGTCTGGGGGCTGATGGCCGCGGTGTTGTTGATCACCGGGTTGTTGCGGGCTTTTGGCGGTTATGGCAAGGGTACGGAGTATTACCTGCACCAGCCGCTGTTCCATCTGAAGATGACGCTGTTCGTGATCATCCTGTTGCTGGAGGTCCTGCCGATGCTGACCTTGATCCGCTGGCGCATGGCCCTGGGGCGAGGGGTGGCGCCACAGATCGGGCGGGCGCTGCTGTTCGCCCGTATCAGCGATGTGCAGGCCCTGCTCATGGTGTTGATGGTCATCGCCGCCAGCGGCATGGCGCGTGGGGTGACCTGGGCTCAGTTGTAA
- a CDS encoding helix-turn-helix domain-containing protein — translation MQTFGERLKEQRKALGLSQQEFGAIGGVEANAQGRYESGERVPKSDYLMAIGRHGVDLLYVLTGERSRLSEGSLSLDESTIIQNYRHLGDEDQEAIAQLASSLAEC, via the coding sequence ATGCAGACCTTTGGTGAGCGCTTGAAAGAACAGCGCAAGGCGTTGGGGCTCTCCCAGCAGGAATTCGGTGCCATTGGCGGTGTTGAAGCCAACGCCCAGGGCCGTTACGAGAGCGGTGAGCGGGTGCCCAAATCGGATTACCTGATGGCCATCGGGCGCCACGGCGTTGACCTGCTTTATGTGTTGACCGGCGAGCGCTCGCGCTTGTCCGAGGGCAGCCTGAGCCTGGATGAAAGCACCATTATTCAGAACTACCGCCACCTCGGAGATGAGGACCAGGAGGCGATCGCCCAGCTGGCGTCCTCCTTGGCGGAGTGCTGA
- a CDS encoding lytic polysaccharide monooxygenase auxiliary activity family 9 protein — MNKPQAQLKHGRVVSPSSRGAVAVELGLLGTWQVNEMEGGKNFPALAAGPFPKPYDSDVASVAPPADGHILSGGKVDDRDCINFTNEEMSKKINRPFTWPLVNVNPGQVFQVQWEYTAPHVTRGYNWFITKDGWDPKQRISRAQLEPQAFYQDFYTEVPFDKFGSVLKAKTHHEVVLPKNKKGHHVVVLVWIVANTGNGFYQAFDLDFK; from the coding sequence ATGAATAAGCCACAGGCTCAACTAAAACATGGTCGCGTTGTTTCTCCGTCCAGCCGCGGTGCGGTAGCGGTAGAACTGGGGCTGCTGGGAACCTGGCAGGTCAATGAGATGGAAGGCGGGAAAAACTTTCCGGCCCTCGCCGCCGGTCCTTTCCCAAAGCCTTACGACAGCGATGTGGCCAGTGTCGCGCCACCCGCCGATGGTCATATTCTCAGTGGCGGCAAGGTTGATGATCGCGATTGCATCAACTTCACCAACGAGGAAATGTCGAAAAAGATCAACCGGCCCTTCACTTGGCCGCTGGTGAACGTGAACCCGGGCCAGGTGTTCCAGGTGCAGTGGGAATACACCGCACCTCACGTTACCCGGGGCTATAACTGGTTCATCACCAAGGACGGCTGGGACCCGAAACAGCGCATCAGTCGCGCCCAGCTGGAACCCCAGGCTTTTTATCAGGACTTCTACACCGAAGTGCCATTCGACAAGTTCGGTTCGGTATTGAAAGCCAAGACTCATCATGAAGTTGTGCTGCCCAAAAATAAAAAGGGCCACCATGTTGTAGTACTGGTGTGGATTGTTGCCAATACCGGCAATGGCTTTTATCAGGCTTTCGATCTGGACTTTAAATAA
- a CDS encoding glycosyl hydrolase family 18 protein yields MDKIDFALIKSQAADAASLMPSIAGKKVLMGFWHNWAAGHSDGYQQGQFANLDLVDVPKEYNVVAVAFMKGNGIPTFKPYNLSDAEFRRQVGVLNSQGRAVLISLGGADAHIELHKGNEQPLANEIIRLVETYGFDGLDIDLEQSAIDFADNKSVLPAALKLVKDHYAGQGKHFIISMAPEFPYLTSNGKYVAYLQALEGYYDFVAPQFYNQGGDGLWVQEANGGQGAWIAQNNDAMKEDFLYYLSESLASGTRGFTRIAADKLVIGLPSNVDAAATGYVIDPSAVSNAFKRLQGAGHAIKGLMTWSVNWDAGISRQGVPYNWEFRHRYAPLIHGDGGEPERPGAPGNLMVLGTSRSSVNLSWGVSGSVRPVEFYTLYRDGNAVARTPSPGFEDQGLSADTQYSYFVTATDTQGQESLPSRSVSARTAGGAVDPSFPEWRTSQHYLREDGVTYEGNRYLCLQEHTSNPGWTPSVAFTLWSKVLQERHG; encoded by the coding sequence GTGGATAAGATCGATTTTGCATTAATCAAGAGTCAGGCCGCAGATGCTGCTTCCCTGATGCCGAGCATTGCCGGCAAGAAGGTGCTCATGGGCTTCTGGCACAACTGGGCTGCCGGTCACAGCGACGGCTACCAGCAGGGGCAATTCGCCAACCTGGATCTGGTGGACGTGCCCAAGGAATACAACGTGGTTGCAGTGGCCTTCATGAAGGGCAACGGTATTCCCACCTTCAAGCCCTACAACCTTTCGGACGCCGAGTTCCGGCGCCAGGTGGGCGTGCTCAACAGCCAGGGCCGGGCGGTATTGATCTCCCTGGGCGGCGCCGATGCCCATATCGAATTGCACAAGGGCAACGAACAGCCCCTGGCCAACGAAATCATCCGTCTGGTGGAAACCTACGGCTTCGATGGCCTGGATATCGACCTGGAGCAGAGCGCCATCGACTTTGCCGACAACAAGAGTGTGCTGCCTGCCGCCTTGAAGCTGGTGAAGGATCATTACGCCGGCCAGGGCAAGCACTTCATCATCAGCATGGCGCCTGAGTTTCCCTACCTGACCAGCAATGGCAAGTACGTGGCCTACCTGCAGGCCCTGGAAGGCTATTACGACTTTGTCGCGCCGCAGTTCTATAACCAGGGAGGCGACGGGCTCTGGGTGCAGGAGGCCAATGGCGGGCAGGGCGCCTGGATCGCCCAGAACAATGACGCGATGAAAGAGGATTTCCTCTACTACCTGAGCGAAAGCCTGGCCTCCGGTACCCGTGGTTTCACTCGCATTGCCGCGGACAAGCTGGTGATAGGCCTGCCAAGCAACGTCGATGCCGCGGCCACCGGCTATGTGATCGACCCGTCGGCGGTGAGCAATGCGTTCAAGCGCTTGCAGGGCGCCGGTCACGCCATCAAGGGGTTGATGACCTGGTCGGTGAACTGGGATGCCGGCATCAGTCGGCAGGGTGTGCCCTACAACTGGGAGTTTCGTCATCGCTATGCGCCGCTGATCCATGGCGATGGCGGTGAGCCGGAGCGCCCAGGTGCTCCTGGAAACCTGATGGTACTGGGCACCAGTCGCAGCAGCGTCAACCTGAGCTGGGGTGTTTCCGGTAGTGTGCGGCCGGTGGAGTTCTACACCTTGTACCGCGACGGCAATGCGGTCGCTCGCACCCCCTCTCCGGGCTTCGAGGATCAGGGGCTGAGTGCGGACACCCAATACAGCTATTTTGTGACCGCTACCGACACTCAGGGCCAGGAGTCGCTCCCCAGCCGCAGTGTGAGTGCCAGGACCGCAGGCGGTGCGGTCGATCCGAGCTTTCCCGAGTGGCGCACCAGCCAGCACTACCTCAGGGAGGATGGAGTGACTTACGAAGGCAATCGTTACCTGTGCCTTCAGGAGCACACCTCCAACCCGGGCTGGACGCCATCCGTAGCGTTCACCCTGTGGAGCAAGGTGCTGCAGGAGCGTCATGGCTGA
- the csrA gene encoding carbon storage regulator CsrA — translation MLILTRKVGESINIGDDITITILGVSGQQVRIGINAPKDVAVHREEIYQRIQAGLTAPDKRETP, via the coding sequence ATGCTGATACTCACCCGCAAAGTCGGTGAAAGCATAAACATCGGTGACGACATTACGATCACCATTCTCGGCGTCAGCGGCCAGCAAGTGCGCATTGGTATCAACGCGCCAAAAGACGTCGCGGTACACCGGGAAGAAATCTATCAACGCATTCAGGCAGGCCTGACCGCTCCGGACAAACGCGAAACCCCCTGA